In Chlorocebus sabaeus isolate Y175 chromosome 19, mChlSab1.0.hap1, whole genome shotgun sequence, a single genomic region encodes these proteins:
- the CBX6 gene encoding chromobox protein homolog 6 isoform X1 has product MELSAVGERVFAAESIIKRRIRKGRIEYLVKWKGWAIKYSTWEPEENILDSRLIAAFEQKERERELYGPKKRGPKPKTFLLKARAQAEALRISDVHFSVKPTASASSPKLHSSAAVHRLKKDIRRCHRMSRRPLPRPDPQGGSPGLRPPISPFSETVRIINRKVKPREPKRNRIILNLKVIDKGAGGGGTGQGAGALARPKVPSRNRVIGKSKKFSESVLRTQIRHMKFGAFALYKPPSAPLAAPPAPLAAPPAGKADASAPGPGLLLAAPATPYDARSSGSSSCPSPAPQSSDPDDTPPKLLPETVSPSAPSWREPEVLDLSLPPESAATSKRAPPEVTAAAGPAPPTAPEPAGASSEPEAGDWRPEMSPCSNVVVTDVTSNLLTVTIKEFCNPEDFEKVAAGVAGAAGGGGSSGASK; this is encoded by the exons ATGGAGCTGTCTGCAGTGGGCGAGCGGGTCTTCGCGGCCGAATCCATCATCAAACGGCGGATCCGAAAG GGACGCATCGAGTACCTGGTGAAATGGAAGGGGTGGGCGATCAA GTACAGCACTTGGGAGCCCGAGGAGAACATCCTGGACTcgcggctcattgcagccttcgaGCAAAA GGAGAGGGAGCGTGAGCTGTATGGGCCCAAGAAGAGAGGACCCAAACCCAAAACTTTCCTTCTGAAG GCGCGGGCCCAGGCCGAGGCCCTCCGCATCagtgatgtgcatttctctgtcAAGCCAACTGCCAGTGCTTCCTCGCCCAAGCTGCACTCCAGCGCAGCAGTGCACCGGCTCAAGAAGGACATCCGCCGCTGCCACCGCATGTCCCGCCGTCCCCTGCCCCGCCCGGACCCGCAGGGGGGCAGCCCCGGCCTGCGCCCGCCCATCTCGCCCTTCTCGGAGACGGTGCGCATCATCAACCGCAAGGTGAAGCCGCGGGAGCCCAAGCGGAACCGCATCATCCTGAACCTGAAGGTGATCGACAAGGGCGCTGGCGGCGGGGGCACCGGGCAGGGGGCTGGGGCGCTGGCCCGCCCCAAAGTGCCCTCGCGGAACCGCGTTATCGGCAAGAGCAAGAAGTTCAGTGAGAGCGTCCTGCGCACCCAGATCCGCCACATGAAGTTCGGCGCCTTTGCGCTGTACAAGCCCCCATCCGCCCCCCTGGCTGCCCCGCCCGCCCCCCTGGCTGCCCCGCCCGCCGGCAAGGCTGATGCCTCAGCCCCGGGCCCTGGGCTGCTCCTGGCCGCTCCCGCCACCCCCTACGACGCCCGGAGTTCCGGCTCCTCCAGCTGCCCCTCACCTGCACCACAGTCCTCTGACCCCGACGACACGCCCCCTAAGCTCCTCCCCGAGACCGTGAGCCCGTCCGCCCCCAGCTGGCGCGAGCCGGAGGTGCTCGACCTGTCCCTCCCTCCCGAGTCGGCAGCCACCAGCAAGCGGGCACCGCCCGAGGTCACAGCTGCTGCTGGCCCGGCGCCTCCCACGGCCCCTGAGCCCGCCGGTGCCTCCTCCGAGCCCGAGGCTGGGGACTGGCGCCCCGAGATGTCACCCTGCTCCAATGTGGTCGTCACCGATGTCACCAGCAACCTCCTGACGGTCACAATCAAGGAATTCTGCAACCCTGAGGATTTCGAGAAGGTGGCTGCTGGGGTAGCAGGCGccgctgggggtggtggcagcagtgggGCGAGCAAGTGA
- the CBX6 gene encoding chromobox protein homolog 6 isoform X2: MELSAVGERVFAAESIIKRRIRKGRIEYLVKWKGWAIKYSTWEPEENILDSRLIAAFEQKERERELYGPKKRGPKPKTFLLKPTASASSPKLHSSAAVHRLKKDIRRCHRMSRRPLPRPDPQGGSPGLRPPISPFSETVRIINRKVKPREPKRNRIILNLKVIDKGAGGGGTGQGAGALARPKVPSRNRVIGKSKKFSESVLRTQIRHMKFGAFALYKPPSAPLAAPPAPLAAPPAGKADASAPGPGLLLAAPATPYDARSSGSSSCPSPAPQSSDPDDTPPKLLPETVSPSAPSWREPEVLDLSLPPESAATSKRAPPEVTAAAGPAPPTAPEPAGASSEPEAGDWRPEMSPCSNVVVTDVTSNLLTVTIKEFCNPEDFEKVAAGVAGAAGGGGSSGASK, from the exons ATGGAGCTGTCTGCAGTGGGCGAGCGGGTCTTCGCGGCCGAATCCATCATCAAACGGCGGATCCGAAAG GGACGCATCGAGTACCTGGTGAAATGGAAGGGGTGGGCGATCAA GTACAGCACTTGGGAGCCCGAGGAGAACATCCTGGACTcgcggctcattgcagccttcgaGCAAAA GGAGAGGGAGCGTGAGCTGTATGGGCCCAAGAAGAGAGGACCCAAACCCAAAACTTTCCTTCTGAAG CCAACTGCCAGTGCTTCCTCGCCCAAGCTGCACTCCAGCGCAGCAGTGCACCGGCTCAAGAAGGACATCCGCCGCTGCCACCGCATGTCCCGCCGTCCCCTGCCCCGCCCGGACCCGCAGGGGGGCAGCCCCGGCCTGCGCCCGCCCATCTCGCCCTTCTCGGAGACGGTGCGCATCATCAACCGCAAGGTGAAGCCGCGGGAGCCCAAGCGGAACCGCATCATCCTGAACCTGAAGGTGATCGACAAGGGCGCTGGCGGCGGGGGCACCGGGCAGGGGGCTGGGGCGCTGGCCCGCCCCAAAGTGCCCTCGCGGAACCGCGTTATCGGCAAGAGCAAGAAGTTCAGTGAGAGCGTCCTGCGCACCCAGATCCGCCACATGAAGTTCGGCGCCTTTGCGCTGTACAAGCCCCCATCCGCCCCCCTGGCTGCCCCGCCCGCCCCCCTGGCTGCCCCGCCCGCCGGCAAGGCTGATGCCTCAGCCCCGGGCCCTGGGCTGCTCCTGGCCGCTCCCGCCACCCCCTACGACGCCCGGAGTTCCGGCTCCTCCAGCTGCCCCTCACCTGCACCACAGTCCTCTGACCCCGACGACACGCCCCCTAAGCTCCTCCCCGAGACCGTGAGCCCGTCCGCCCCCAGCTGGCGCGAGCCGGAGGTGCTCGACCTGTCCCTCCCTCCCGAGTCGGCAGCCACCAGCAAGCGGGCACCGCCCGAGGTCACAGCTGCTGCTGGCCCGGCGCCTCCCACGGCCCCTGAGCCCGCCGGTGCCTCCTCCGAGCCCGAGGCTGGGGACTGGCGCCCCGAGATGTCACCCTGCTCCAATGTGGTCGTCACCGATGTCACCAGCAACCTCCTGACGGTCACAATCAAGGAATTCTGCAACCCTGAGGATTTCGAGAAGGTGGCTGCTGGGGTAGCAGGCGccgctgggggtggtggcagcagtgggGCGAGCAAGTGA